A genomic window from Elaeis guineensis isolate ETL-2024a chromosome 3, EG11, whole genome shotgun sequence includes:
- the LOC105040260 gene encoding uncharacterized protein has translation MEPSSMGQTTMPTDLGSQQLSLTNGQSAPVDLLPRFQSAVPVSWGSQQLSSVDEQLTHAMVQASMPVNLGPDHLLSMSKQSTHMESSQRSQIPMPVVLGVERLSSSNRGLSGTDPSVNNQTSMSINLGSHPSSSTNKRPKQLAASSKSQNARPAIPGSQQLSSKNKRPAQMEPPPKVRSESFESVRSKLRESLAASLAMVSGQQNKEKVAEKNSTLIEVASTERKGEVATVLSASSSITSNMSSHGTLSETLTSNESVQKHDEVSLTNDTGSNENTGDSTKIGKCDMQEFQLKHVSSDEVPIYNSVVKDELLQGHGLCWASDLDTGSAEVVTNHDSKRLKTAHDEVGGNKKETALQNAERLAFRIEAELFRLFGGVNKKYKEKGRSLLFNLKDRSNPELRERVLSGDIAPERLCAMTAEELASEELSQWRLAKAEELAQMVVLPDSEVDIRRLVKKTHKGEFQVEVEQVDGVSVEVELGASILSKVPAKPHEESQIHSRANDKIGQNLSKPKEYKSSESVQSAEKANSADKNLSSNLDTLLHEKTDLMQELMVDEIKDTELLPPIVSLDEFMKALDSEPPFENLSMETLQESPSSGEKNIDSLEPETVPASECLGPKQNAASDSLQSKSDSSKDDLGSKLGLADTSLKDPMENTNNSHQEVAMKHTKTDNNSKRDSVDVQSDTCFAEIALTTDNIWEGVIQLNISSLATVVGSFRSGGKKSTQEWPSLLEIKGRVRLDAFEKFLQELPLSRSRAVMIVQFCWRDGSAESGRLNLSETIESYIADERVGFAEPAPGVELYCCPPHSRIIEMLGRCLPNEHAETLQSTVDGLIGVVVWRRPYVTVSPRLSSHHKHGSTKKQSSSRKQHNIDSSSTPRSSIPSLPPDTPTNPAPPPEDDTFDDVPPGFGPGDAKEEDDLPEFHFVHGSLKDSEPIPSQPAGVPVSRRHVLPHARPVDQMRELVYKYGQGEIVKKPSIEIQPWNDDDDDDIPEWQPNPDNHSQVQAPLPPPPQFNVYPQQTGQPFQMNQHLASVPQQLLPFQPYTPPQQLVSSAAPLPMPPQQPQIGMVPGIVNAHPGRQQPSLWFSSARGPADVSLPVNGLMQPSLYSAHPSDAQFHAVPNIGAVQSGMGWRPDIPRTRRGV, from the exons ATGGAGCCATCAAGTATGGGCCAGACAACCATGCCGACAGATCTGGGATCACAACAGTTGTCCTTGACAAATGGACAATCTGCACCGGTTGATTTATTACCCAGGTTTCAAAGTGCCGTGCCTGTTAGCTGGGGGTCACAACAGCTCTCATCAGTGGACGAACAACTAACACATGCTATGGTGCAAGCTTCTATGCCTGTTAATCTTGGACCAGATCATTTATTATCCATGAGTaaacaatcaactcatatggaatcatctcaaagatccCAAATTCCCATGCCTGTCGTCTTGGGAGTTGAGCGCTTGTCATCATCAAACAGGGGACTGTCAGGGACAGATCCATCAGTCAACAACCAAACCTCAATGTCCATTAATCTTGGTTCACATCCATCATCATCAACAAATAAACGACCTAAACAGCTGGCAGCATCGTCCAAGAGTCAAAATGCTAGGCCTGCGATTCCAGGCTCACAGCAGTTGTCATCAAAAAACAAACGCCCAGCACAGATGGAGCCACCACCGAAGGTCCGATCTGAGTCATTTGAATCTGTGAGGTCGAAACTGAGGGAGTCATTGGCTGCTTCATTGGCTATGGTCTCTGGCCAGCAGAACAAAGAAAAAGTTGCAGAAAAGAATAGTACTCTTATTGAGGTTGCAAGcacagaaaggaagggagaagttgCCACTGTGCTAAGTGCATCAAGCTCTATAACCTCAAATATGTCATCGCATGGAACCTTGTCAGAAACATTGACGTCCAATGAATCTGTCCAGAAGCATGATGAAGTTAGCTTAACTAATGATACCGGATCCAATGAAAATACAGGTGACAGCACAAAAATAGGGAAATGCGATATGCAAGAATTTCAATTGAAGCATGTTAGCTCAGATGAAGTGCCAATTTATAATTCTGTTGTCAAAGATGAACTTTTGCAAGGTCATGGGCTCTGTTGGGCATCTGATCTTGACACTGGGAGTGCTGAAGTTGTGACAAACCATGACTCAAAAAGGCTGAAAACAGCACATGATGAAGTGGGTGGAAATAAGAAAGAAACAGCACTTCAAAATGCAGAAAGACTGGCATTTAGAATTGAAGCAGAGCTTTTTAGATTATTTGGTGGTGTTAATAAGAAATACAAAGAAAAGGGTAGGTCtcttttgtttaatttaaaagatCGTAGTAACCCAGAGTTGAGAGAGCGAGTATTGTCTGGTGACATTGCCCCTGAACGTCTATGTGCCATGACTGCTGAGGAACTTGCTTCAGAGGAACTTTCACAGTGGCGGTTAGCCAAAGCAGAAGAGCTTGCACAGATGGTTGTTTTGCCAGATTCAGAAGTTGATATCAGACGCTTGGTGAAGAAAACTCATAAAGGAGAATTTCAGGTTGAAGTTGAACAAGTGGATGGTGTTTCGGTGGAGGTTGAACTTGGGGCTAGCATTCTCTCTAAAGTTCCAGCAAAACCTCATGAAGAATCGCAGATTCATTCAAGAGCCAATGATAAAATAGGTCAGAATTTGTCCAAACCTAAGGAATATAAGTCATCTGAAAGTGTGCAATCAGCTGAAAAGGCTAATTCAGCTGACAAAAACCTATCAAGCAATTTAGACacgcttctgcatgagaaaactGATCTTATGCAAGAACTCATGGTGGATGAAATAAAGGATACAGAGTTGCTTCCTCCAATAGTTTCTCTGGATGAGTTCATGAAGGCTCTAGATTCTGAACCACCATTTGAGAATTTATCAATGGAAACATTACAAGAAAGCCCTAGTTCTGGTGAAAAGAACATAGATAGCTTGGAGCCTGAGACAGTTCCTGCATCGGAGTGTTTGGGACCTAAACAAAATGCTGCATCAGATAGCCTACAGTCGAAGTCAGATTCTTCAAAAGATGACTTGGGTTCTAAGTTGGGTCTTGCAGACACCTCTTTAAAGGATCCCATGGAAAACACTAATAACAGTCATCAAGAAGTGGCTATGAAGCATACAAAGACCGATAATAACTCGAAGCGTGATTCTGTTGATGTTCAGTCGGACACCTGCTTTGCTGAAATTGCTTTGACAACTGATAATATATGGGAAGGTGTAATTCAATTGAATATTTCTTCCCTGGCAACAGTTGttggctccttcagaag TGGAGGGA AAAAATCTACACAGGAGTGGCCTAGCCTTCTTGAGATTAAGGGAAGAGTTAGACTGGATGCTTTTGAAAAGTTCCTCCAAGAGCTTCCTCTATCTCGAAGCCGTGCAGTTATG ATTGTCCAGTTCTGTTGGAGGGATGGTTCTGCCGAGAGTGGTCGCTTGAACCTGTCTGAG ACGATTGAGTCGTACATTGCAGATGAGAGAGTAGGATTTGCTGAGCCTGCCCCGGGAGTGGAATTATACTGCTGCCCTCCTCACTCCAGAATTATTGAAATGCTTGGGAGGTGTCTTCCAAACGAGCATGCGGAGACCCTTCAGTCAACTGTGGATGGTCTCATTGGCGTGGTTGTATGGAGAAGGCCTTATGTGACTGTATCACCTAGGTTGTCCTCACACCACAAGCACGGTAGCACGAAGAAACAGTCGAGTTCAAGAAAACAGCATAATATTGATTCTAGCTCTACTCCTAGATCGTCAATCCCATCCCTCCCTCCAGACACACCTACCAATCCTGCCCCACCACCCGAGGATGACACATTTGATGATGTACCCCCTGGCTTTGGTCCAGGGGATGCTAAGGAGGAAGATGACCTTCCTGAATTTCATTTTGTTCATGGTAGCTTAAAAGATTCGGAACCTATTCCATCTCAACCTGCTGGGGTGCCTGTGAGCCGTCGGCATGTGTTGCCACATGCTCGGCCGGTGGATCAAATGAGAGAACTGGTATACAAATATGGGCAGGGTGAGATTGTAAAGAAACCATCAATTGAAATCCAGCCatggaatgatgatgatgatgatgatattcCAGAGTGGCAGCCTAACCCAGATAACCATTCACAGGTGCAAGCACCTCTACCTCCCCCTCCACAATTCAATGTCTATCCACAGCAAACTGGGCAGCCTTTCCAAATGAATCAGCATCTGGCATCAGTTCCACAGCAGCTGCTGCCGTTCCAACCTTACACCCCACCACAGCAGCTTGTATCGTCGGCTGCACCGCTGCCTATGCCTCCACAGCAACCCCAGATTGGAATGGTGCCTGGCATCGTAAATGCACATCCTGGGAGGCAGCAACCCAGCCTCTGGTTTTCGTCGGCTAGAGGGCCCGCTGATGTGAGTTTGCCTGTAAATGGCTTGATGCAGCCGTCCCTTTATAGCGCCCATCCCAGCGATGCGCAATTTCATGCTGTGCCAAACATAGGAGCCGTGCAGAGTGGGATGGGATGGAGGCCGGATATTCCTAGGACTAGGAGAGGCGTTTAG